Proteins encoded in a region of the Chryseobacterium piperi genome:
- a CDS encoding GlcG/HbpS family heme-binding protein, with protein sequence MNITYHESVKALNASIEKAKTLGIPVSLAVVDTGGHLVSFARLDSVYGVIDFAIKKAKTAVMFGVDSDIMGSIISGADVHGYGMLNSNDGLLTIAGGVVIKNKEGSIIGAIGSSGGTPEQDKEIAHEGVTAIF encoded by the coding sequence ATGAATATCACTTATCATGAATCGGTAAAAGCATTAAATGCTTCTATAGAAAAAGCAAAAACACTGGGGATTCCTGTAAGCCTGGCTGTTGTAGATACAGGAGGACATCTGGTTTCGTTTGCTCGTTTAGACAGTGTATATGGCGTCATTGATTTCGCCATTAAAAAAGCAAAAACAGCGGTTATGTTTGGCGTAGACAGCGATATAATGGGATCTATTATTTCCGGTGCAGATGTACATGGATACGGGATGCTGAATTCAAATGACGGACTTCTTACGATTGCCGGCGGTGTAGTCATCAAGAATAAAGAAGGGAGTATTATAGGAGCGATTGGCTCTTCAGGAGGCACTCCTGAACAGGATAAAGAAATTGCACATGAAGGTGTTACTGCTATTTTTTAA
- a CDS encoding SDR family oxidoreductase — protein sequence MSKTILITGAASGFGKIAAFDLARKGHHVIATAQVYPQMSDLIREAKEQGVKMTVDKLDVTNSRDIAYILKTYDIDILISNAGIMEGGPIAEQPLDLIRSMFEVNVFGALELAQGFIKKFIQKKSGKIVFTSSMGGLWTVPYVAAYCASKHALEAIAEGLKTELAPFNIKIATCNPGVFGTGFNDRGVDSIMHWYDPKINFTPESAFAGASESLAHQLDPQSMADVIVNVALDDNSNFRNLHPKETEDFVKQLQTEAWSVKS from the coding sequence ATGAGCAAAACAATTTTAATTACCGGAGCTGCAAGCGGATTCGGTAAAATAGCAGCTTTCGATTTAGCTAGAAAAGGACACCATGTGATTGCAACAGCACAAGTGTACCCTCAAATGAGTGACCTGATAAGAGAGGCCAAAGAACAAGGTGTAAAAATGACCGTTGATAAACTGGACGTTACCAATTCCAGAGATATAGCTTATATTTTAAAGACCTATGATATTGATATTTTAATCAGTAATGCAGGTATTATGGAAGGAGGACCAATCGCAGAACAGCCTTTAGACCTTATCCGTTCCATGTTTGAAGTCAATGTATTCGGAGCTTTAGAGCTGGCACAGGGATTTATTAAAAAATTCATTCAAAAGAAAAGCGGAAAAATTGTCTTTACTTCTTCAATGGGAGGTTTATGGACGGTTCCTTATGTAGCTGCTTATTGCGCTTCAAAACATGCCTTAGAGGCTATAGCTGAGGGGTTAAAAACCGAATTGGCTCCTTTCAATATCAAAATCGCTACCTGTAATCCGGGAGTATTCGGGACCGGATTTAATGATAGGGGAGTAGATTCTATTATGCACTGGTATGATCCTAAGATAAATTTCACTCCTGAATCAGCTTTTGCAGGAGCTTCAGAATCCCTTGCTCATCAGTTAGATCCTCAGTCTATGGCAGACGTGATCGTGAATGTTGCTTTAGATGATAATAGCAACTTCAGAAATTTACATCCTAAGGAAACAGAAGATTTTGTAAAGCAATTACAAACTGAGGCCTGGAGCGTAAAGAGTTAG
- a CDS encoding ligase-associated DNA damage response exonuclease yields the protein MKLITFTKKGIYCPQGKFYIDPWRPVDLAIITHGHADHARWGMKKYFCHDFTKPILYQRIGPDIECQSVGYGQVTTINGVKVSLHPAGHIIGSAQVRLEYKGYVTVISGDYKVQDDGLSTPFELVRCHEFVTESTFGLPIYNWLDIEDLNKKLQNWVLRNKENSKTSVFIGYSLGKAQRIMKAVEGLGKIHVHYSIGKLNEAFESAGIILPEYEIPDFKESTKHLQGEIVIVPPALLDTNIIRKIPDAATAICSGWMQVRGARRWRSADAGFAMSDHADWGGLLQAVKATEAEIVHVTHGQTEVFSKYLNEIGIKADVVVTQFGDDEEETEKEIIENPEP from the coding sequence TTGAAACTAATTACATTTACAAAAAAAGGAATATATTGTCCTCAGGGTAAGTTTTATATTGATCCCTGGCGGCCTGTTGATCTGGCAATTATTACACACGGACATGCGGATCATGCCCGGTGGGGTATGAAAAAGTATTTTTGCCATGATTTTACCAAACCTATTTTATACCAGAGAATCGGCCCTGATATCGAGTGTCAGAGTGTCGGTTATGGTCAGGTAACTACTATTAATGGTGTCAAAGTGTCTTTACATCCTGCCGGCCATATTATCGGTTCCGCACAGGTAAGATTGGAATATAAAGGTTATGTGACTGTTATTTCCGGGGATTATAAAGTTCAGGATGATGGATTAAGTACTCCTTTTGAATTGGTAAGATGCCATGAGTTTGTTACCGAAAGCACATTTGGCCTTCCTATTTATAACTGGCTGGATATCGAAGATCTTAATAAAAAGCTCCAGAATTGGGTTCTGAGAAATAAAGAAAATTCCAAAACCTCTGTATTCATAGGATATTCCCTGGGAAAAGCACAACGGATTATGAAAGCAGTCGAAGGATTAGGAAAAATACACGTTCATTACTCCATAGGCAAACTTAATGAAGCTTTTGAAAGTGCCGGCATTATACTTCCTGAATATGAAATTCCTGATTTTAAAGAAAGTACAAAACATTTGCAAGGCGAAATTGTAATTGTTCCACCTGCATTATTAGATACCAATATCATCCGTAAAATACCTGACGCTGCAACCGCAATCTGCTCCGGATGGATGCAGGTACGGGGAGCCAGGAGATGGCGGAGTGCAGATGCAGGGTTTGCCATGAGTGACCATGCGGACTGGGGTGGATTATTACAAGCTGTAAAAGCGACTGAAGCTGAAATCGTGCATGTCACTCACGGACAGACTGAAGTCTTTTCAAAATATTTAAATGAAATAGGAATCAAAGCAGATGTGGTAGTCACTCAGTTTGGTGATGACGAAGAAGAAACCGAAAAAGAAATCATTGAAAATCCTGAACCATGA
- a CDS encoding ATP-dependent DNA ligase, with amino-acid sequence MRHFAELINALESTNKTNAKIDAIIDYLERTPDEDKVWFIALFTGKRPKRNVNTNYMKEWALEITKLPFWLFQESYSSVGDLGETLSLILPQPTEKIERGLSQWMDDIVHLKDKTEAEKKTFVLESWNGLDYTERLIFNKLLGGSFRIGVSDKTLINALTKYSGQEASALMHSMMGKWNPGEVSFQELISAEKVNTDNSRPYPFCLAYPLEKELPELGEPDEWIIEYKWDGIRGQIIRRNDEVFIWSRGEELVTEQFPEVAEAVKAMRGNFVLDGEILAVKEDKVLNFNELQKRLNRKNVTKKMLTDVPIEVFVYDLIELEGNDLREKPISARRAMLEELFLNESPEKLQLSQIIAFEKWEELDQIRENSRDINSEGLMLKKKDSPYHSGRKKGDWWKWKISPMTIDAVLIYAQKGSGRRSAYYTDYSFAVKNGDSLVTIAKAYSGLTDKEIMEVSRFVNKNAIEKFGPVRTVKAELVFEIAFEGIGFSSRHKSGVALRFPRIVRWRKDKTVDEIDDLEEIKKLIQ; translated from the coding sequence ATGAGACATTTTGCAGAATTAATCAATGCTTTGGAAAGTACCAATAAAACCAATGCTAAAATCGATGCCATTATCGATTATCTCGAGCGTACGCCTGATGAAGATAAAGTATGGTTTATAGCCTTGTTTACCGGCAAAAGACCCAAAAGAAATGTCAATACGAATTATATGAAAGAATGGGCTTTGGAGATTACAAAACTGCCATTCTGGCTTTTTCAGGAAAGCTATTCTTCCGTCGGAGATCTGGGAGAAACACTTTCTCTGATCCTTCCGCAGCCCACAGAAAAAATAGAACGAGGCCTTTCTCAATGGATGGATGATATTGTTCATTTAAAAGACAAAACTGAAGCTGAGAAAAAGACTTTTGTTTTAGAGTCCTGGAACGGCTTGGATTATACGGAACGTTTGATATTTAATAAATTATTAGGTGGAAGTTTCCGGATCGGTGTATCGGATAAGACGCTGATTAATGCTTTAACGAAATATTCAGGACAGGAAGCCAGTGCATTAATGCATAGCATGATGGGAAAATGGAATCCTGGGGAAGTTTCTTTTCAGGAATTGATTTCCGCAGAAAAAGTAAATACGGATAACTCCCGGCCTTACCCATTCTGTCTGGCCTATCCACTAGAAAAAGAACTGCCTGAATTAGGAGAACCTGATGAATGGATTATCGAATATAAATGGGATGGAATCCGTGGACAAATCATCAGAAGAAATGATGAAGTTTTTATATGGTCCCGGGGTGAAGAACTGGTAACCGAACAATTTCCGGAAGTGGCAGAGGCTGTAAAAGCAATGCGTGGAAACTTTGTACTAGATGGAGAAATACTTGCAGTAAAGGAGGATAAGGTTTTAAACTTTAATGAATTACAAAAAAGATTAAATAGAAAAAACGTTACCAAAAAAATGCTTACGGATGTTCCCATTGAAGTATTTGTCTATGACCTCATTGAGCTTGAAGGAAATGATTTGCGCGAAAAGCCCATTTCGGCAAGAAGAGCGATGCTTGAAGAACTATTTCTTAATGAAAGCCCCGAAAAGCTTCAACTATCCCAAATCATAGCTTTTGAAAAATGGGAGGAACTGGATCAGATCAGAGAAAATTCCAGGGATATCAACAGTGAAGGATTGATGCTCAAGAAAAAAGATTCTCCTTATCACTCAGGGCGAAAAAAAGGTGACTGGTGGAAATGGAAAATCAGTCCGATGACCATTGATGCGGTATTGATTTATGCTCAAAAAGGTAGCGGAAGGCGAAGTGCTTACTATACCGATTATAGTTTTGCCGTTAAAAACGGTGATTCCCTGGTAACAATTGCCAAGGCTTATTCGGGATTAACAGATAAGGAAATTATGGAGGTAAGCCGTTTTGTTAATAAAAATGCCATTGAAAAATTCGGACCTGTCCGTACCGTAAAGGCAGAATTGGTCTTTGAAATCGCTTTTGAAGGAATTGGTTTTAGCAGCAGACATAAAAGTGGTGTTGCCTTACGCTTTCCAAGAATTGTTAGATGGAGAAAAGATAAAACGGTAGATGAAATAGATGATCTTGAAGAAATAAAAAAACTAATACAATAA
- a CDS encoding ligase-associated DNA damage response DEXH box helicase — protein MAEKGNSPFKFQTDTWWKFGNGYSGMVIAPTGFGKTFSVFLALITDFLNHPEKYKKGLKLIWITPLRSLSKDIAKAMDEAINEIGLDWTVGVRNGDTDPKIRQQQVKSMPDILVVTPESLHLLLAQKNHIRFFQNLQCIAVDECHELLGSKRGVMVELGISQVRKYVPGLKIWGITATIGNLDEAMEVLIPYDVKKVKITAKQHKKIDIIPVFPDEVEILPWAGHLGAKLADKIVPIILESKSTIVFTNTRSQSEMWYQLLLNAYPDFAGQIAIHHSSIDAHLRIWIEENLSNGKLKAVVSTSSLDLGIDFKPVDTVIQIGSAKGVARFLQRAGRSGHSPFETSKIYCVPTHSLELIEVAALKEAVKQKVVEPREPQVLCFDVLVQFLMTLAVGDGFYPNETYERIKQVYTFQEITDEEWKGIIDFLTIGGSALKSYEEFHKVVVMDDGLFKVTSRKIAMLHRMNMGAIVSDAMLKVKFISGGYIGMVEEYFISKLKKEEKFILAGRVLEVAMVKDMTVYVRLAKGKALAPSYLGGRLPLSSNLGQFLREKLSGALNPSASEKELKFLHPLLVSQEKRSHIPKDDEFLVELIKNREGYHLFMYPFEGRLVHEVMAALIAFRISKLAPISFSMAMNDYGFELFSDKEIPLSDEILKKILTRDNLMVDVISSINSAEMARRKFRDIAVISGMVIQNFPGQQRSNKALQSSAGLIFKVLEDYDPNHFLVRQAYTEVFNMQLQEQRLVEAFKRIEKSKIILKYANTFTPLSFPIKVDSLRQTLSSEGLDMRIQKLIQQASKGRKINE, from the coding sequence ATGGCTGAAAAAGGGAATTCCCCATTTAAGTTTCAGACCGATACCTGGTGGAAGTTTGGTAATGGATACAGTGGAATGGTCATTGCTCCTACAGGATTCGGAAAAACGTTTTCCGTTTTTCTGGCATTGATCACCGATTTTCTTAACCATCCTGAAAAGTATAAAAAAGGACTTAAATTGATCTGGATCACGCCCCTCCGATCCCTTTCCAAAGATATTGCCAAAGCAATGGATGAAGCCATCAATGAAATTGGATTAGACTGGACCGTTGGCGTTCGAAATGGTGACACAGATCCCAAAATAAGACAACAGCAGGTTAAAAGTATGCCTGATATATTGGTCGTAACTCCTGAAAGCTTACACTTACTTCTTGCCCAGAAAAACCACATCAGATTTTTCCAGAATCTTCAGTGTATTGCGGTAGATGAATGTCATGAATTATTGGGTTCTAAACGAGGAGTAATGGTAGAACTCGGTATTTCACAGGTTCGAAAATATGTTCCTGGGTTAAAAATATGGGGAATTACAGCGACTATAGGCAATCTGGACGAAGCCATGGAGGTATTGATTCCCTACGATGTTAAAAAAGTAAAGATCACAGCAAAACAGCATAAAAAGATTGATATTATTCCCGTCTTTCCGGATGAAGTCGAGATTTTACCATGGGCGGGGCATTTAGGAGCTAAGCTTGCCGATAAAATTGTTCCCATTATCCTGGAATCTAAATCTACGATCGTCTTTACCAATACCCGGAGCCAGAGTGAAATGTGGTATCAGTTGCTGTTGAATGCTTATCCTGATTTTGCGGGACAAATTGCCATTCATCACAGTTCCATAGATGCTCATTTACGGATCTGGATTGAAGAAAATTTAAGTAATGGTAAATTAAAAGCTGTCGTTTCTACTTCATCTTTAGATTTAGGTATCGACTTTAAACCGGTTGATACTGTGATTCAAATAGGATCAGCAAAAGGTGTTGCCAGATTCCTGCAACGGGCGGGAAGAAGCGGGCACTCCCCTTTTGAAACTTCTAAAATTTACTGTGTTCCTACCCACTCTTTGGAGCTGATTGAAGTCGCAGCTTTAAAAGAAGCGGTCAAACAAAAAGTGGTTGAGCCCAGAGAACCACAGGTATTGTGTTTTGATGTTCTGGTTCAGTTTCTGATGACATTGGCGGTCGGTGACGGGTTCTATCCAAACGAAACCTACGAAAGAATAAAGCAAGTGTATACTTTCCAGGAAATTACGGATGAAGAATGGAAAGGTATTATAGATTTCCTGACCATTGGCGGCAGTGCTTTAAAGAGCTATGAAGAATTTCATAAAGTAGTTGTAATGGACGACGGATTGTTTAAAGTCACTTCCCGAAAAATAGCAATGCTGCACCGGATGAATATGGGAGCTATCGTAAGTGATGCCATGCTGAAGGTTAAATTTATTTCCGGAGGCTATATCGGAATGGTTGAAGAATACTTTATTTCAAAGCTTAAAAAAGAAGAAAAATTTATTTTGGCAGGAAGAGTCCTTGAAGTTGCAATGGTTAAAGATATGACTGTTTATGTACGTCTGGCGAAAGGAAAAGCACTTGCTCCCAGTTATCTGGGCGGAAGATTACCATTAAGCTCTAATCTCGGGCAGTTTTTAAGGGAAAAACTATCCGGAGCACTCAATCCCTCTGCTTCCGAAAAAGAATTGAAATTCCTGCACCCGTTATTGGTCAGCCAGGAAAAGCGGTCTCATATTCCTAAAGATGATGAATTTCTGGTGGAACTGATCAAAAACAGAGAAGGATATCATTTATTTATGTATCCGTTTGAAGGACGTTTGGTACATGAAGTAATGGCTGCATTAATTGCTTTCAGGATTTCTAAGCTTGCCCCTATTTCTTTTTCCATGGCGATGAACGATTATGGATTTGAGCTTTTCAGTGATAAGGAAATACCTTTGAGCGACGAGATTTTAAAAAAAATATTGACTCGGGATAATCTGATGGTCGACGTGATTTCAAGCATTAATTCTGCAGAAATGGCCCGACGTAAATTCCGGGATATTGCTGTAATTTCAGGAATGGTAATACAGAATTTTCCGGGTCAGCAACGATCCAATAAAGCACTACAAAGTTCGGCAGGATTGATTTTTAAAGTGCTGGAAGATTATGATCCCAATCATTTTCTCGTAAGACAGGCCTATACGGAAGTCTTTAATATGCAGCTGCAGGAACAAAGATTGGTGGAAGCTTTTAAAAGAATCGAAAAGTCTAAGATTATTTTAAAATATGCCAATACTTTTACGCCATTAAGCTTCCCGATTAAAGTAGACAGCCTTCGTCAAACCCTTTCAAGTGAAGGTTTAGATATGAGAATACAAAAGCTGATACAGCAGGCAAGTAAGGGAAGAAAGATTAATGAGTAA
- the pdeM gene encoding ligase-associated DNA damage response endonuclease PdeM, which yields MNIATKNITIQTETFTLTNQRAVFWKKEKALILSDLHIGKTAHFRKNGIALANHVMKSDLERLSVLIAYFQPEKFIVVGDLLHAGNNSDVEEFCIWRSQYPKLKLYLIEGNHDRISKELEKKLCLDVKTNLLEINGITFIHDFDQSHSGFQITGHIHPGFVIPSTVKNIRLPCFVRTSDQLLLPAYSEFTGLDTKNLPKGGRFFVFTDAEIYEI from the coding sequence ATGAACATTGCAACAAAAAATATAACCATTCAAACTGAAACCTTTACGTTAACGAATCAGCGTGCAGTATTCTGGAAAAAGGAAAAAGCATTGATTTTATCCGATCTTCATATTGGAAAAACGGCTCATTTCAGAAAGAATGGAATTGCATTGGCTAATCATGTTATGAAAAGTGATCTTGAGAGGCTTTCCGTACTGATCGCTTATTTTCAGCCTGAAAAATTTATTGTTGTAGGTGATTTATTACATGCGGGAAATAATTCTGATGTGGAGGAGTTTTGCATATGGCGAAGCCAGTATCCGAAATTGAAATTGTATCTTATTGAAGGAAATCATGACCGGATTTCCAAAGAGCTGGAAAAAAAGCTTTGCCTCGATGTAAAAACAAATCTTTTAGAGATTAACGGAATTACCTTTATTCATGATTTTGATCAATCTCATTCCGGATTTCAGATAACAGGGCATATTCATCCGGGATTTGTCATTCCATCTACAGTCAAAAACATACGTCTACCCTGCTTTGTAAGAACATCTGATCAGTTGTTGCTTCCGGCATACAGTGAATTCACAGGACTGGATACAAAAAACCTTCCCAAAGGAGGAAGATTTTTTGTATTTACGGATGCTGAAATTTATGAGATCTAA
- a CDS encoding GNAT family N-acetyltransferase, whose protein sequence is MSSIIINKAFPEDFEIIQAIGKETFAETFGESNSEEEMDRYLEESFNKEKITAELNNPDSFFFIAWEDDNPVGYLKLNIGNAQTELQDETALEIERIYVKSNHQVKKIGQLLYDQSLEIAKSQQKKYIWLGVWEKNLKALSFYKKNGFVEFDQHIFRLGNDEQTDLMMKKTLD, encoded by the coding sequence ATGAGCTCGATAATCATTAACAAAGCCTTTCCTGAAGATTTTGAAATTATACAGGCGATCGGAAAAGAAACTTTCGCCGAAACCTTTGGGGAAAGCAATTCTGAAGAAGAGATGGATCGGTACCTTGAAGAAAGCTTCAATAAAGAAAAGATAACAGCAGAACTTAATAATCCTGATTCATTCTTTTTTATCGCCTGGGAAGATGATAATCCTGTAGGCTATCTAAAACTCAATATAGGTAACGCACAAACAGAATTACAGGATGAAACCGCCCTTGAAATTGAGCGTATTTATGTAAAGAGCAACCATCAGGTTAAAAAGATAGGTCAATTATTATATGATCAATCTTTGGAAATAGCCAAAAGCCAACAAAAGAAATACATTTGGCTGGGCGTTTGGGAAAAGAATTTAAAAGCCCTTAGTTTTTACAAAAAAAATGGCTTTGTAGAATTTGATCAGCATATTTTCAGATTAGGAAATGATGAACAAACCGATCTGATGATGAAAAAAACATTGGATTAA
- a CDS encoding MBL fold metallo-hydrolase gives MKIIPLKEGNFLASKTKDFSLLDTTSDLTKGLRMSIQPFLIVTENDYILLDAGIGWKDENGKMVMLQKLEEENIDPGQITKVLFSHLHKDHIEGAIRSTEHGFEATFPNAELYIQKRELDFAMENKGNPSFDFEVLEKLIRLPNVVWMNDDQGQLTDEISYEVVGGHTPFMQVFWIREDGEIAFYGADDLPQESYLQYNVAFKTDFDGRKAMELRQMWQKEAEENHWKILLYHDLKKGIIEF, from the coding sequence ATGAAAATTATTCCTCTTAAAGAAGGCAATTTTTTAGCCAGCAAAACCAAAGACTTTAGTCTTCTTGATACTACATCGGACCTTACTAAAGGGCTGAGGATGTCAATACAACCTTTTCTGATTGTTACAGAAAATGATTATATCCTTTTAGATGCCGGAATCGGATGGAAAGATGAAAACGGGAAAATGGTCATGCTCCAAAAACTGGAAGAGGAAAATATTGATCCCGGTCAGATAACGAAAGTCCTTTTCTCCCATCTTCATAAAGATCATATCGAAGGTGCCATACGATCCACAGAACATGGCTTTGAAGCTACGTTTCCTAATGCGGAACTCTATATTCAAAAACGTGAGCTGGACTTTGCCATGGAAAATAAAGGAAATCCTTCTTTCGATTTTGAAGTACTTGAAAAGCTGATTCGCTTACCCAATGTGGTCTGGATGAATGATGATCAAGGACAGCTTACCGATGAAATCTCTTATGAAGTTGTGGGCGGACATACTCCTTTCATGCAGGTTTTCTGGATCAGGGAAGATGGAGAGATTGCTTTTTATGGAGCTGATGATCTTCCGCAGGAATCCTATTTACAGTACAATGTCGCTTTTAAAACTGATTTTGACGGCAGGAAAGCCATGGAATTAAGACAAATGTGGCAAAAAGAAGCTGAAGAAAATCACTGGAAGATATTATTGTATCATGACCTCAAAAAAGGTATCATAGAATTTTAA
- a CDS encoding helix-turn-helix transcriptional regulator: MKNEKPELNLEDLNQKFFAQDEIIALAKENSPRLLNKFRLAYPSFFDKISAIQSNLKNSELIFCIYLKLNLSTKEIATYTYVTPKAVQNRKNRLRKKLNIPSEVDIYKWFNDL, translated from the coding sequence ATGAAAAACGAAAAACCTGAATTAAATTTAGAAGATTTAAACCAAAAATTTTTTGCTCAAGATGAAATCATAGCATTGGCCAAAGAGAACTCGCCAAGGTTATTGAACAAATTCAGATTAGCCTATCCTTCTTTTTTTGATAAAATATCTGCTATACAATCTAACCTCAAAAATTCTGAATTGATTTTTTGTATTTATTTAAAATTAAATTTATCTACTAAAGAGATTGCAACCTATACCTATGTAACCCCTAAGGCAGTACAAAACCGAAAGAACCGACTTCGGAAAAAACTGAACATTCCATCAGAAGTCGATATTTACAAATGGTTTAATGACTTATAG
- a CDS encoding Crp/Fnr family transcriptional regulator, whose amino-acid sequence MITEDLLLSYGAEIKNYKANEIIFREGEFSLYYFQILKGKIKLNNYTEDGKEFIQNIFSDGHSFGESILFVDKPYPMNAIALNPSSVLRLPKPDFLNLLKENPDISLSIYHCLADRMYHKYIMFYNLSFQNPTSKLRLLMDYLKSYHEDKIPYSFQIPLTRQQLASLTGLRVETVIRVIKNMEKENVLKIVNRKIFY is encoded by the coding sequence ATGATAACCGAAGATCTATTGCTTTCTTATGGAGCAGAAATTAAAAATTATAAAGCAAACGAAATCATCTTTCGGGAGGGTGAGTTTTCGTTATATTATTTCCAGATTCTCAAAGGAAAAATAAAACTCAATAATTATACGGAAGATGGAAAAGAGTTTATCCAGAATATTTTTTCTGACGGGCATAGTTTCGGAGAGTCAATTCTATTTGTAGATAAACCCTACCCAATGAATGCTATCGCCTTAAATCCGTCAAGCGTACTCAGGCTGCCCAAACCTGATTTCCTAAATTTATTAAAAGAAAATCCGGATATATCACTCAGCATATACCACTGTCTTGCAGACCGGATGTATCATAAATATATTATGTTTTACAATCTTTCATTTCAGAATCCGACCTCTAAACTCCGTTTATTGATGGATTATCTGAAAAGTTACCACGAAGATAAAATTCCTTATTCATTTCAAATTCCCTTAACCCGACAGCAACTGGCATCCCTTACAGGCCTTCGCGTAGAAACGGTTATTCGGGTGATCAAGAACATGGAAAAAGAAAATGTCTTAAAAATTGTGAATCGTAAAATTTTTTACTAA
- a CDS encoding PPC domain-containing DNA-binding protein, translating to MNSQIVKGVLWTARKIENHYILSLKDEANIIDALTDFISHEKFTTGKISGIGILEEITLRFLDPNLKKHVYTRLSKPTEIQHISGNISETDGKILLHLDVTLEWKNGTLLSGQMVDARVYGCTEFFFYSLETKPVLPENDKKAPDFHDVSQWSFN from the coding sequence ATGAATTCACAAATTGTAAAAGGAGTCTTATGGACTGCCCGAAAAATAGAAAACCATTATATTTTAAGCCTTAAAGATGAAGCCAATATCATAGATGCCCTAACTGATTTTATCAGCCACGAGAAGTTTACAACCGGGAAGATTTCAGGGATTGGTATTTTGGAGGAGATTACCTTACGCTTTCTGGATCCCAATCTGAAAAAACATGTATACACAAGATTAAGTAAGCCCACGGAAATACAACATATTTCAGGAAATATTTCAGAAACCGATGGGAAAATTTTGCTTCATTTAGATGTGACACTAGAATGGAAAAACGGGACACTTCTGTCTGGCCAGATGGTAGATGCCAGAGTATATGGTTGTACAGAATTCTTCTTTTATTCTCTGGAAACTAAGCCTGTTTTACCTGAAAATGATAAAAAAGCCCCGGATTTCCATGATGTATCCCAATGGAGTTTTAACTGA
- a CDS encoding MBL fold metallo-hydrolase codes for MKAKNSAFIQILMEDLEVYILSDGSFGIGTPQPILAPEIEKEIVSDALKALYLSEDDYKLPISTLLIRKGNRNILVDTGEGYHNPKSAGWLQNSLTEIGIFPEDITDILITHAHRDHIGGILSREDERIYPNADYYISAQELNFWTSEEKDFSYSKMPADSYPNGLLQKKTLSVIKDRLNIFHPGDILFSCIQTQAAPGHTPGHIIFNIFSGKQSITHIVDVVHSPLLIRYPEWGTRWDVNFDQGIATRKQVLEDCYLNKTLVTTCHLPWPGIGYIDKIQDQWQWIPKAFSDPFRIKI; via the coding sequence ATGAAAGCTAAAAACAGTGCATTTATTCAGATTCTTATGGAAGATCTGGAAGTTTATATCCTTTCAGACGGGTCTTTTGGAATCGGAACACCACAGCCTATATTGGCGCCCGAAATAGAAAAAGAAATCGTTTCAGATGCATTAAAAGCTTTATATTTGTCTGAAGATGATTACAAGCTGCCGATCAGCACTCTTCTGATCAGAAAGGGAAATCGTAATATACTCGTTGATACCGGTGAAGGATATCATAACCCTAAAAGTGCAGGCTGGCTTCAGAATAGTCTTACGGAAATTGGAATATTTCCCGAAGACATTACAGATATCCTGATTACTCATGCCCACCGGGATCATATTGGCGGCATCCTTTCCAGAGAAGATGAGCGGATCTATCCCAATGCAGACTATTATATTTCTGCTCAGGAATTGAATTTCTGGACTAGTGAAGAAAAAGATTTTTCTTATAGTAAAATGCCTGCCGATTCTTATCCTAACGGACTGTTACAGAAAAAGACATTGTCGGTAATTAAAGACCGTTTAAATATATTTCATCCCGGAGATATTCTTTTTTCCTGTATTCAAACGCAAGCTGCACCGGGCCATACTCCAGGACATATTATTTTTAATATCTTTTCCGGAAAACAATCGATTACCCACATAGTAGATGTTGTCCACTCTCCCTTATTGATTAGATATCCTGAATGGGGAACACGATGGGACGTGAATTTTGACCAGGGAATTGCCACAAGAAAGCAAGTTCTAGAGGATTGCTACCTGAATAAAACACTTGTAACAACCTGTCATCTTCCCTGGCCGGGAATTGGATATATCGACAAAATACAGGATCAATGGCAGTGGATTCCCAAAGCATTTTCAGATCCGTTTCGTATCAAAATCTAA